From a single Micromonospora pallida genomic region:
- a CDS encoding winged helix-turn-helix domain-containing protein produces the protein MPRTPAFRQIIADIRTAIETGQLKPGEQLPTIAQLCAQYDVSPTPVKYALRILEESGVIETWQGKGTYVRRQAAEE, from the coding sequence ATGCCCCGCACGCCTGCCTTCCGGCAGATCATCGCCGATATCCGCACAGCCATCGAGACCGGCCAACTCAAGCCGGGTGAGCAGTTGCCGACCATCGCCCAGCTCTGCGCGCAGTACGACGTGTCGCCCACACCGGTCAAGTACGCGCTTCGCATCCTCGAGGAGTCCGGGGTGATCGAGACCTGGCAAGGGAAGGGCACGTACGTCCGCCGCCAGGCCGCTGAGGAGTAG
- a CDS encoding GntR family transcriptional regulator — translation MSPPRQQPRYRQIADDLRRRIESGMLPAGAPLPTEVELMQEWDVARGTVREAIGLLRAEGLISTARHRGSHVRPRWPVRRLGPERYRVEVEQRDGTPDGPATSFTADQRIGWDAFSMDKDFAEVGADERLAELLQVDVGTPLLRRHFVFRSHGVPQQISTSYLLLDMVAGTPVADPDREPWPGGNTAQLASLGVRLTRIIERPRTRMPSEEEARILAIGDRVPVMTITRISLAGDRPVETALEIVLPGDRVELEYVIDL, via the coding sequence ATGTCCCCACCCCGACAGCAGCCCCGGTACCGGCAGATCGCCGACGACCTGCGCCGTCGCATCGAGTCCGGGATGCTCCCTGCCGGAGCCCCGCTGCCCACCGAGGTGGAGCTGATGCAGGAGTGGGACGTCGCCCGCGGCACAGTGCGTGAGGCCATCGGCCTGCTCCGCGCGGAGGGCCTGATTTCGACCGCACGTCACCGGGGGTCGCACGTGCGTCCGCGTTGGCCGGTGCGCCGGCTCGGTCCGGAGCGGTACCGCGTGGAGGTCGAGCAGCGCGACGGCACCCCGGACGGCCCGGCGACGAGCTTCACCGCCGACCAGCGGATTGGCTGGGACGCGTTCTCGATGGACAAGGACTTCGCGGAGGTCGGCGCCGACGAGCGCCTCGCCGAGCTGCTCCAGGTCGACGTCGGCACGCCGCTGCTCCGCCGCCACTTTGTCTTCCGCAGCCACGGCGTGCCTCAGCAGATCAGCACCTCGTACTTGCTGCTGGATATGGTGGCCGGGACGCCGGTGGCTGATCCGGATCGGGAGCCCTGGCCCGGGGGCAACACCGCGCAGCTCGCGTCGCTGGGCGTTCGGCTGACCCGGATCATCGAGCGGCCCCGCACCCGGATGCCGAGCGAGGAGGAGGCGCGGATCCTGGCCATCGGCGACCGAGTGCCGGTCATGACGATCACCCGGATCAGCTTGGCCGGGGATCGTCCGGTCGAGACCGCGCTGGAGATTGTGTTACCGGGTGACCGGGTCGAGTTGGAGTACGTGATCGACCTGTAG
- a CDS encoding DUF397 domain-containing protein, whose amino-acid sequence MRQMKWTRPTRCDNSGPNCPEVAIGDDGTRYVRDSERPDEVVTFSPAGWDALVGSIRDGQQL is encoded by the coding sequence ATGCGCCAGATGAAGTGGACCCGGCCGACCCGGTGCGACAACTCCGGACCCAACTGCCCGGAGGTGGCAATCGGGGACGACGGAACCCGGTACGTGCGGGACTCGGAGCGCCCCGACGAGGTGGTCACCTTCAGCCCCGCCGGGTGGGACGCGCTGGTCGGGTCGATCCGCGACGGCCAGCAGCTCTGA
- a CDS encoding minor capsid protein, producing MAAGDGWTSRLLTGLALHLQAAGIGTWRDSGIYQANEVGITIRGIPTSPDRIITLAPYVVASPPGLADYTQGVQIRVRGTRDPRVAEDLGDSVFDALDSAHGLVWGEIPIVQVYRQSYTALGADANGRWESSHKLLRRGHAPDQQPHD from the coding sequence ATGGCGGCCGGTGACGGCTGGACCTCACGACTCCTCACCGGCCTCGCCCTGCACCTCCAGGCCGCCGGTATCGGCACCTGGCGGGACAGCGGCATCTACCAGGCCAACGAGGTCGGCATCACCATCCGCGGTATCCCCACCAGTCCGGACCGGATCATCACGCTCGCCCCGTACGTCGTCGCCTCCCCGCCGGGGCTGGCCGACTACACCCAGGGCGTCCAGATCCGCGTGCGCGGCACCCGGGATCCCAGGGTGGCCGAGGACCTGGGCGACAGCGTCTTTGACGCGCTCGACAGCGCTCACGGCCTGGTCTGGGGCGAAATCCCGATCGTGCAGGTGTACCGGCAGTCGTACACCGCGCTCGGCGCCGACGCGAACGGCCGGTGGGAAAGCAGCCACAAACTACTACGTCGAGGCCATGCGCCCGACCAGCAACCGCACGACTGA
- a CDS encoding DUF7426 family protein, whose translation MRATAYLWIIAGEEAAQRYWTSGGRPEAPGRRTVRSAGQWPEDRTDGPPRRRQRPLRVVRLPGRGPAGAGRGPGLVGGHPEPVGARRG comes from the coding sequence CTGCGGGCGACTGCCTACCTGTGGATCATCGCGGGCGAGGAGGCGGCGCAGCGGTACTGGACGTCCGGTGGCCGCCCGGAAGCACCGGGCCGGCGAACCGTCAGGAGCGCCGGCCAGTGGCCGGAAGACCGTACGGACGGGCCGCCGCGACGCCGCCAGCGGCCTCTACGAGTGGTACGACTACCCGGAAGAGGTCCGGCAGGAGCAGGACGCGGACCGGGTCTCGTGGGCGGACATCCTGAGCCGGTGGGCGCTCGTCGAGGCTGA
- a CDS encoding GntR family transcriptional regulator produces MIDLHSGVPRHRQLADELRARLRAGEWAPGARLPSETRLSQEHGVGRGTVRRAVAMLRAEGLVDVASGRGTRVRELVDLERVAVPRGAVTRSRMPTVEERAEMDIPEGVPVLVVILGGRVRGVYPADRAEITHS; encoded by the coding sequence GTGATCGACCTGCACTCCGGGGTGCCCAGGCACCGGCAGCTCGCTGACGAGCTGCGTGCCCGCCTGCGTGCCGGAGAGTGGGCGCCCGGCGCTCGGCTGCCCTCGGAGACGCGCCTGAGTCAGGAGCACGGGGTAGGCCGCGGTACGGTCCGGCGGGCGGTAGCGATGCTGCGAGCGGAGGGCCTGGTCGACGTGGCATCTGGACGCGGCACCCGCGTGCGGGAGCTGGTCGACCTGGAGCGGGTTGCGGTGCCGCGCGGGGCTGTGACGCGCTCCCGGATGCCCACCGTGGAGGAGCGGGCGGAGATGGACATCCCGGAGGGTGTCCCGGTGCTCGTGGTGATCCTGGGCGGCCGGGTGCGGGGTGTCTACCCGGCGGACCGCGCGGAGATCACCCACAGCTAG
- a CDS encoding DUF2637 domain-containing protein, producing the protein MSTATDAPTGAATRTTTVGAPTVIALLLIAGVWVCGAVWSYEEQTHLAKSLGFQTPELLPLTLDGMAVAMAAVAFAASLDARPAVYARLITAVAIGASAASNASAAWRRSDGDEQTVILAAGVAVAAMFAFEVLLGEVRRQVLRRRGQPGPVAIVYPRMVRLALAPWPTFAAWRRLVLDATDPQRDFGKRPPIKATVVDESDPGIQLCRQLEQQMATARQALSPGIARVAMADHALTRWPATTARPVPAVVAPERRALSTTAAPVPTTAVASESTTVAATKPATRRRTVVARTDHAPTTKTTRKATTKTVTKSTTAGSEADRTAAAYAAFVADHGHPPSGAELATMAGVSKSYANNWKRDHAPATKEN; encoded by the coding sequence ATGAGCACCGCGACCGATGCCCCCACCGGGGCGGCCACCCGCACCACCACGGTCGGAGCCCCCACCGTCATCGCCCTCTTGCTGATCGCCGGCGTCTGGGTGTGCGGCGCCGTCTGGTCCTACGAGGAGCAGACCCACCTCGCGAAGAGCCTCGGCTTCCAGACGCCCGAACTCCTGCCGCTCACCCTCGACGGCATGGCGGTGGCCATGGCCGCCGTCGCCTTCGCCGCGAGCCTCGACGCCAGGCCGGCGGTCTACGCCCGACTCATCACCGCCGTGGCCATCGGTGCCAGCGCGGCCAGCAACGCCAGCGCGGCATGGCGGCGGTCAGACGGTGACGAGCAGACCGTGATCCTCGCGGCCGGCGTCGCCGTGGCCGCGATGTTCGCCTTCGAGGTCCTGTTGGGTGAGGTGCGCCGGCAGGTGCTGCGCCGTCGTGGCCAGCCGGGGCCGGTGGCCATCGTCTACCCCCGGATGGTCCGGCTCGCCCTGGCTCCGTGGCCGACGTTCGCGGCGTGGCGGCGGCTGGTCCTGGACGCCACCGACCCGCAGCGCGACTTCGGCAAGCGGCCACCGATCAAGGCGACCGTGGTCGACGAATCTGACCCGGGCATCCAGCTCTGCCGGCAGCTCGAGCAGCAGATGGCCACCGCCCGTCAGGCTCTGTCTCCAGGTATTGCCCGGGTGGCTATGGCCGACCATGCCCTCACCCGGTGGCCGGCCACGACCGCGCGCCCGGTTCCGGCCGTGGTCGCTCCGGAGCGCCGGGCGCTGTCGACCACGGCCGCGCCCGTCCCGACCACGGCGGTCGCCTCGGAGTCGACCACCGTGGCGGCCACGAAGCCGGCCACGCGACGCCGCACCGTGGTCGCCCGGACCGACCACGCGCCGACCACGAAGACCACCCGGAAGGCGACCACGAAGACGGTCACGAAGTCGACCACGGCCGGCAGCGAGGCCGACCGTACGGCCGCCGCGTACGCCGCCTTCGTGGCCGACCACGGCCACCCGCCGTCCGGTGCCGAACTGGCGACCATGGCCGGCGTCAGCAAGTCCTACGCCAACAACTGGAAGCGCGACCACGCGCCGGCCACGAAGGAGAACTGA
- a CDS encoding NAD(P)/FAD-dependent oxidoreductase, which produces MSAEPDVVIVGGGLAGLAAARRLHRAGVPWRLLEAGDRLGGRVATDRVDGYLLDRGFQVLNTAYPKLGALLDLGTLRLGYFTSGVLVRRGDDLVRLVHPLREPAGAPGTALAGVGSLADRVRFALLAAGCATLPPGRLLDATETTTETALRRAGLSDAIIEEVLRPFLSGVLVDRELETSSRVLAMILRSFARGRIGLPAEGMGALPRAVAAPLPTNLIALRTPVEEVSPGRVRTEAGGIRCRAVLVAVDPPAAAALLPDLPPVRMHSYTTYYHSTAEPPLTEPILLLDGDRREMIANTTVVSRAAPGYAPPGRHLVATSVVGPSAPPEPVVRRELARLYGRPTDDWEHLTTVSVPHALPAAPPPQGRLRKPVALGDGRYVAGDHRDSPSIQGALTSGWRAATAVLRALRP; this is translated from the coding sequence ATGTCGGCCGAACCGGACGTCGTGATCGTCGGCGGGGGCCTGGCCGGACTCGCCGCCGCCCGCCGGCTGCACCGTGCCGGAGTGCCTTGGCGGCTCCTCGAGGCAGGCGACCGGCTCGGTGGCCGAGTCGCCACCGACCGGGTCGACGGATACCTGCTCGACCGGGGATTCCAGGTGCTCAACACCGCCTATCCCAAGCTCGGCGCCCTGCTCGATCTCGGCACCCTGCGGCTCGGGTACTTCACCTCGGGCGTCCTCGTCCGCCGGGGTGACGACCTGGTACGGCTGGTCCATCCGTTGCGCGAGCCGGCCGGTGCCCCCGGCACCGCCCTGGCGGGCGTCGGCTCCCTGGCCGACCGGGTCCGGTTCGCCCTGCTCGCCGCCGGTTGCGCGACCCTGCCCCCGGGCCGCCTGCTCGACGCGACCGAGACGACCACCGAAACCGCACTGCGCCGGGCCGGCCTCTCCGACGCGATCATCGAGGAGGTGCTGCGTCCGTTCCTCTCCGGCGTCCTCGTCGACCGCGAACTGGAAACCTCCAGTCGGGTGCTGGCCATGATCCTGCGCTCCTTCGCCCGAGGTCGGATCGGGCTGCCCGCCGAGGGAATGGGCGCGCTGCCCCGGGCCGTCGCCGCTCCACTGCCGACCAACCTGATCGCACTCCGTACGCCGGTCGAGGAGGTGTCGCCCGGCCGGGTCCGTACCGAAGCTGGTGGGATCCGCTGCCGCGCCGTGCTGGTCGCCGTCGACCCGCCGGCCGCCGCCGCGCTCCTGCCGGACCTTCCCCCGGTACGCATGCACAGCTACACGACCTACTACCACAGCACTGCCGAGCCGCCCCTGACCGAGCCGATCCTGCTGCTCGACGGGGACCGTCGCGAGATGATCGCCAACACGACGGTGGTCAGCCGGGCCGCTCCCGGCTACGCCCCACCAGGACGGCACCTCGTCGCCACGTCTGTGGTCGGCCCGTCCGCCCCGCCCGAGCCCGTCGTACGCCGGGAACTCGCCCGCCTCTACGGCCGACCCACCGACGACTGGGAACATCTGACCACGGTCTCCGTCCCGCACGCCCTGCCGGCCGCGCCCCCGCCGCAGGGGCGTCTGCGCAAGCCGGTCGCCCTCGGCGACGGCCGGTACGTCGCCGGCGACCACCGCGATAGCCCCTCCATCCAGGGCGCCCTGACCAGCGGCTGGCGCGCCGCCACCGCCGTCCTCCGCGCCCTCCGCCCCTGA